The stretch of DNA ACCTCGGCGTCGGCGATCGCGGTCTCACACCTCGGGCACTGGTTTATGACCCTCTTGCCCTGTTCGACGAGATCCCGGTCGTGTGCCTTCTTGAATCCCCACCACGCCGCCTCCATGTACTCGTTCGAGACGGTTCTGTAGGGGTCATCCCAGTCCATCCAGACACCGAGCGACTCGAAGTCGTCGTTCATCGCGTCGAGATTCGACTCGGCGAACTCCTTGCACTCGTCTATGAAGTTCTCGACCCCGAACTCCTCTATGTCACTCTTGTTCTCGAAGCCGAGCTCCTCCTCGACCTTGACCTCTATCGGAAGACCGTGCATGTCGTACCCCGGACGGTCGGTGACGTTGTGACCCCGCATCCTGAGGTAACGTATAACGGCGTCCTTGAGTGTCTTGTTCCACGCGGTTCCGAGATGCATCTGACCGCTCGTGTAGGGCGGTCCGTCGACGAAGAAGTAGTCGGGATCGTCCTCGTGTACCTCCTTCGTGTGCTCGTAGGCGTCCTCGCGGCTCCAGTACTCCTTGACCTCGGGCTCGACCTCGTGAGGATCGTACTGGTCGCTGACCTCGTCGATATCCATGCTCATACTCTTAGACTCTCTCGAAGGTTTAAGAGAATACCGTTAGGACAAAACCCCGAGAGAGCACGACTTCTCTCGCGTGCAAATCCACAATAATTAAATACTGTTCTCGTTTTGCTTCGGTAGTGGCGGACAAGATAGCGTGTGTCAAGTATACGAGTCTGCTTGAGGAGCTCGAAGTCGAACAGGAGGATCTCGACCATATACTCGACAGCCTTCTCAACCAGGGCTTCGTCACGACGGTTAAGTTAGACGGCGAGATGGGGTACTGTCTCACACAGCACGGTGCCGAATACACAGAGGACTGGTTCCGGTCTCTCGACATAGACATAGGCGTTGAGGAGGTCACACTCGAACATCTCGTCGAGATGCTTGAGTCGACTGCACCTCCCGACAGACAGAGTTAATGGCGACGCCGACTTATCTCTTCTAAGAATGGACGTGGATGATACAGACGAAGGAGACGGAGGAGACACACGAGAGGAAAACGTTCAGCGCGGTGATCTCTGGGTCGAGAAGTACCGTCCGCGCACCCTCGACGACATAGTCGGACAGGACGATATAACAGAGAGACTCAAGTCGTACGTCGAGACCGGAAACGTTCCAAACCTTCTGTTCTCGGGTCAGGCAGGCATAGGAAAGACGACGTCGGCACACGCACTCGTCCACGACCTCTACGGCGACTCGTGGCGCGACAACTTCACCGAGCTAAACGCGAGCGACGAGAGAGGCATAGACGTCGTGAGGGAGAAGATAAAGAACTTCGCACGCACCTCCCCCGTCGGAGACGCCGACTACAAGATAATATTCCTCGACGAGGCGGACTCGCTCTGTGTACCTCCCGGTACAGAGGTCGTGACAGGATATCCGTCGTCACCCGAGGTCAAGGCAATAGAAGAAGTTGACGAGGACGGCGAACCGATTCCGTCGGTCGATTTCGAGACTAACGAGATACAGTCGGACTCGGGAAGGCTCGTCGACTCGGGCGTAGCCGACTTCTTCGAGATCGAGTTAAAAGACGGAAGGACGGTGACGGCGAGTCGCGAACATCCCTTCTTCACCGTTGGAGACGACGGTAGACTCGTGGAGAAGGAGCTAAGGGAACTCGAAGTCGGAGACGAGATTGCCGACTTCAGAGACGATGTAGGTGTGTCAGGATGTGAGACGTGTGGCGACTGGACAGCCGGGAGGTTCTGTTCTGTCGGATGTAAGGACGAGGGTCACAGTCGGGAGATGTCCGGAGAAGGTAACCCGATGTACGGAACCGAGTGGTCCGACGAACGCCGCGAGAAGATAGTCGAGAAGCTCTCGGACGGTAGACTAGCGGGAGAAAATAACCCCAACTATGGCGGCGACTACCACGGCGTCCATGTGTGGGAGATGGGCGAAGAGACTGTTAGGGTTGCGAAGGAGAACCTGAGTGAAATGAGGTCGGATACTTCGTGGGAGGAATGGGTAGTCGACGCTGACGCTGAGGAAGTCAAAGAGAGAATAAGCAAGTCGGTTTCGGACTGGTGGGAGAACTTAGACGAGGAGAGAAAGGAAGAGATTGTTCAAAAGATAAGAGAGAACACTGATTACCCTGTCTGTGACATAACCGGCGACGACAATCCGATGCGAGACCCCGATGTCGCTGAGAAAGTCTCGGAAGCCCTGATGGGTCACAAGCCTTCGGGAGGATATCCGAACAACGTCCGATACGAGGACGAACTCGGTCACGTAGTCCGCTCGGACTGGGAATACGAGGTCGCGGAAGCACTACAGGAGGAGGGCATCGGTTACGAGTACGAGCCCGAGTTCGAGCTTTCGGAGTCGTCTTACTACCCCGACTTCGTCCTCGACGACATAGTCATCGAGGTCAAGGGAAACGCAGAGATGTGGGGACGTCTCGACAAGATCGAGGAGTTCCTCGAAAAGTACGGAGACGAGTACAGCCTCGTAGTAGTTGGAGACGAAAGGGTGCCCCACAGCCGCCATTTCGGACTGGAAGAATTCGAACCCGCGGTTCTTGATGGAGGCATCCGTGAGGTCGAGACAGCCGAGGTCACGAGCATAGAGTACAGCCACCGTGGAAAAGCATACAACATCACGATGGAGGGCACTCCCAACTTCATGCTCGGGAACGGAATACTCACTCACAACACGAGCGACGCTCAGCCCGCACTCCGTCGTACGATGGAGATGTACACCAACACGTGCCGTTTCATACTCTCGTGTAACTACTCGTCGAATATCATAGACCCAATACAGTCTAGATGTGCTGTCTTCAGGTTCTCGCCCCTCGACGACGACGCCGTCGCGGAGAGGATGTCATACATCGCTGACGAGGAGGACGTCGATGTCACCGACGACGGACTGGACGCTCTCGCTTTTGTGTCTCAGGGCGACATGAGACGCGCAGTCAATGCCTTACAGGCGGCGTCGTCGCTAGGGGAGACAGTCGACGAGGACGCAGTCTTCTCTACGACATCGACCGCGAGACCCGAGGAGGTCGAGACCATACTCACGACAGCAGTTGAGGGTAACTTCGGAGACGCGAGAGACGAGATGGAGGAACTCATAAAGGGAAGAGGGATCGGAGGCGACGACCTCATAGACCAGATCCACCGCTCGGTTCTCGACCTCGATATAGACGACGCTCTCAAGGTACGTCTGATGGACAGGATAGGTGAGGTCGACTACCGCGTGTCGAGAGGCGCAGACGAGGAGATACAGCTTCAGGCTTTCCTCGCGTCGCTCGCACTCGGTGACGAAGAGAGCCGAGGTGTCTGAGATGTCGGAGCCAGACCTCCCGATTCCGGTTCTCGACAACCACATGCACTGTGACCCGAAGAAGGGCGAAGGAATAGATGCGGTCAAGAAGTTCGAGAGAAGCGGCGGGACACATCTGTGTATGGTCAACAAGCCGTCGTGGGGATACGGTATACAGGCGTCGTCGGGCGACGACTTCCGCGATGTCTTCGATTACAGCCTCTCGACTGCCGAAGACGCCCGCGAGGTCGTGACCGACGTCTTTCCCGTCTTAGGTGTCCATCCGGGTCTAATCTCGAACCTCGTCGAGTGGGGTAAGTCGGTCGACGAGGCGGAGGAGATAATGAAGGAGGGTCTCGAAGTCGCCGCCGAGTACGTCGAGGAAGGAGAGGCGGTCGCTCTCAAGTCAGGGCGACCCCATTACGAAGTCTCCGACGAGATATGGGAGGCGTCGAACAACGTGATGGAACACGCCTTCAGGCTCGGAGGCGAGATCGACTGTGCTGTACAGCTTCACACAGAAGGAGCGAGCCAGTTAGAGGAGATTACCGACACGGCTGAGTCGGTCGGAATGAACCCCGATAGGGTCGTCAAACATTTCGCTCCACCTGACCTCGAAGGTCCGGTACCGTCGGTCTTGGCGAAGGAGGATCAGATAAGACAGGCAGTCGAGGAAAGAGACGACCGTTTTATGATGGAGACCGACTACATCGACGACCCCGACCGTCCGGGTGCAGTCCTTGGTTTACGTACCGTACCTCGGCGTGTACGTTCTCTGATCGACGACCACGAGAAGGTCATGTACGAGGCGAACGTCGAGACGCCCGAGGAGATCTACGGCGTCGAGATGAGTCTCGACTGATACATTCGTTGTCGGAGTCGTCTTTCGCGTTCTAATCTCCATGTTAAACAAGGATAGTTCGGAAGATTTAACGTGCGACGAACGGATTTCGAAGTATGAACTTCGAACCCACCGACGACCAGGAAGCCTGGAGAGAAGAGGTCAGAGAGTTCGTCGACGAGGAAATCGTGCCCGAGGGAGACCGCATAGACAAGGAAGACGAGTTCCCGCACGACGTCGCCGAGAAGATCGCTGACAAGGGATACTTCGGGGTTCCCTACGGCGAGGAGTACGGTGGACCCGGGAAGGACTACCACTCCTACGCTTACACAATAGAGGAGATCGCGAGAGGAAGCGGGGGTCTCGGAACAGTCGTCGCCGCACACGGACTTCCCATAAACGTCATAGACAGGTTCGGAACAGAGGAACAGAAGGACGAGTGGATGCCGCCTCTCGTCAAGGGGGAGAAGATAGGAGCGTTCTGTCTCTCGGAGAGGGGGGCGGGAAGCGACGTCTCTAAGATGACGACGACCGCCGAGAAGGACGGCGACGAGTACGTCATAGACGGTGAGAAGATGTGGACCTCTAACGGCGCAGTCGCGGGCACTGCGATCATATTCGCCAAGACCGACCCCGACGCTGGCGGACGCGGAATATCCGCCTTCGTCGCCGACATAGAGGACAACGACTCGTTCGAGATAATGAAGGTCTTCGACAAGCTCGGAGACCACGGAAACCCCGTCTCAGAGGTCAACATAGACGGTCTACGTGTTCCCGAGGAGAACATGATAGGCGAAGAGGGTGCGGGTCTCAAACAGGCTCTCATATCCCTCAACAGCGGACGTGTCTCGATAGCCGCGCGTTCAGTCGGAATCGCACAGGCGGCACTCGACGCCTCGATAGACTACGTCCAGGAGAGGGAGCAGTTCGGAGGACCTCTTTCGGGCATGCAGGCTATACAGCACAAGATTGCCGACATGGACGTCAAGACAGAGAACGCACGTCTCATCACACACAAGGCGGCGGACATAAAGGAGAGAGGAAACGGAAACCTCATACTCGCGTCTTCGAGGGCGAAACTCTACGCCTCGGAGGTCTCACGTGAGGTCACCAACGAGGCTGTCCAGCTCCACGGAGGATACGGCTACATAGACGAGAAGCCAATAGAACGGTACTACAGGGACGCACGTATAAACGAGATATACGAGGGAACGAGCGAGATACAGAGGAACACGATAGCCGAACAGGTTCTCCAGTAGTAGTGTAGACGGGGCAGAGACAGCGCAACACAGTTTTAATCTTCGAGACAAAATATCCGGCATGGCAGACCGCGACGAGGAAAGGAGAGACTGTCCCGCGTGCGGCGGCGTGGGTGAGTTCCTGCGATCTGACAGCTGTCTCGTCTGTGGAGGAGAGGGAACTGTCTGGAGACGGTCAGGAGGCTCACCGACTCCGAGGGAGAAGAGGATAATAGGAGCCGCGGTCGGTGTCTTCCTCGGTCTCTGGATAGGAACACCCGCGGGATTCGTGATAGGTAGCCTTCCGTCATACTCGCTCCCGATGATGCTCTTCTGGGTCAAGTTCGTGATAGCGGCTGTCTTCGGAGCCGCGGGATATATCGCGGTTAGGTCAACCAGTTAGCAGTCTGAAACGAAGGACTTTAGTTTCCTTAATGGGTAATCTTCGGTTGGCAGAGAATGGACTGCA from Candidatus Afararchaeum irisae encodes:
- a CDS encoding replication factor C small subunit; translation: MFLDEADSLCVPPGTEVVTGYPSSPEVKAIEEVDEDGEPIPSVDFETNEIQSDSGRLVDSGVADFFEIELKDGRTVTASREHPFFTVGDDGRLVEKELRELEVGDEIADFRDDVGVSGCETCGDWTAGRFCSVGCKDEGHSREMSGEGNPMYGTEWSDERREKIVEKLSDGRLAGENNPNYGGDYHGVHVWEMGEETVRVAKENLSEMRSDTSWEEWVVDADAEEVKERISKSVSDWWENLDEERKEEIVQKIRENTDYPVCDITGDDNPMRDPDVAEKVSEALMGHKPSGGYPNNVRYEDELGHVVRSDWEYEVAEALQEEGIGYEYEPEFELSESSYYPDFVLDDIVIEVKGNAEMWGRLDKIEEFLEKYGDEYSLVVVGDERVPHSRHFGLEEFEPAVLDGGIREVETAEVTSIEYSHRGKAYNITMEGTPNFMLGNGILTHNTSDAQPALRRTMEMYTNTCRFILSCNYSSNIIDPIQSRCAVFRFSPLDDDAVAERMSYIADEEDVDVTDDGLDALAFVSQGDMRRAVNALQAASSLGETVDEDAVFSTTSTARPEEVETILTTAVEGNFGDARDEMEELIKGRGIGGDDLIDQIHRSVLDLDIDDALKVRLMDRIGEVDYRVSRGADEEIQLQAFLASLALGDEESRGV
- a CDS encoding TatD family hydrolase translates to MSEPDLPIPVLDNHMHCDPKKGEGIDAVKKFERSGGTHLCMVNKPSWGYGIQASSGDDFRDVFDYSLSTAEDAREVVTDVFPVLGVHPGLISNLVEWGKSVDEAEEIMKEGLEVAAEYVEEGEAVALKSGRPHYEVSDEIWEASNNVMEHAFRLGGEIDCAVQLHTEGASQLEEITDTAESVGMNPDRVVKHFAPPDLEGPVPSVLAKEDQIRQAVEERDDRFMMETDYIDDPDRPGAVLGLRTVPRRVRSLIDDHEKVMYEANVETPEEIYGVEMSLD
- a CDS encoding acyl-CoA dehydrogenase family protein is translated as MNFEPTDDQEAWREEVREFVDEEIVPEGDRIDKEDEFPHDVAEKIADKGYFGVPYGEEYGGPGKDYHSYAYTIEEIARGSGGLGTVVAAHGLPINVIDRFGTEEQKDEWMPPLVKGEKIGAFCLSERGAGSDVSKMTTTAEKDGDEYVIDGEKMWTSNGAVAGTAIIFAKTDPDAGGRGISAFVADIEDNDSFEIMKVFDKLGDHGNPVSEVNIDGLRVPEENMIGEEGAGLKQALISLNSGRVSIAARSVGIAQAALDASIDYVQEREQFGGPLSGMQAIQHKIADMDVKTENARLITHKAADIKERGNGNLILASSRAKLYASEVSREVTNEAVQLHGGYGYIDEKPIERYYRDARINEIYEGTSEIQRNTIAEQVLQ